One Sphingobacteruim zhuxiongii DNA window includes the following coding sequences:
- a CDS encoding GntR family transcriptional regulator yields MQRSSGTPLYKQVFEELKSKIDSGLYKMGDLLPSENELCKMYFTTRPTVRQALNDLSNLGYIVRQHGKGSIVSEPKNGLGILSLKGSTAGVGKHNLKTAIITKPIKQLWPEAFEFELTPEEKEAGAIYLSRLRYVDGLPTLFEETYISNIDLPRFTLHNLEKNSLFDTLKNYHDVEVKEGEQKIWAIEASKELAEMFDIKAKKPVLHMKRRLKTNKKNLFIYSFLYCNTQDFFIQDYF; encoded by the coding sequence ATGCAAAGATCATCGGGGACTCCTCTCTACAAACAGGTATTCGAAGAGTTAAAAAGTAAGATAGATTCGGGTCTATATAAGATGGGAGATTTACTTCCGTCGGAGAATGAACTTTGTAAAATGTACTTTACAACGCGTCCAACGGTTCGCCAAGCGCTTAATGACCTAAGTAATTTAGGCTACATTGTTAGGCAGCATGGTAAAGGAAGTATCGTTTCGGAACCCAAGAACGGTTTAGGGATTCTTTCCTTAAAAGGGTCTACAGCTGGTGTTGGTAAACATAATTTAAAAACAGCAATTATCACTAAGCCTATCAAGCAGCTCTGGCCTGAGGCTTTTGAATTTGAATTAACGCCGGAGGAAAAAGAAGCTGGAGCTATTTATCTCTCACGTCTTCGCTATGTAGATGGCTTACCTACTTTATTTGAAGAAACGTATATTTCCAATATCGATCTACCGCGTTTTACATTACATAACTTAGAGAAAAATTCATTGTTCGATACCTTAAAGAATTACCACGATGTGGAAGTGAAAGAAGGTGAGCAAAAAATATGGGCAATTGAGGCGTCTAAAGAATTAGCTGAGATGTTTGATATCAAAGCGAAAAAGCCGGTCTTACATATGAAAAGGCGCTTGAAAACCAATAAAAAGAACCTTTTTATCTATTCTTTCCTGTATTGTAATACACAAGATTTCTTTATTCAGGATTATTTTTAA